GGCGGCACTGCGGGAGGCAGCGCGGGCACGGCCGGCAGCGCGGGCGCGGCGGGCAACGGGGCAACGTCGGCGTGCAAGCGCGGCGTGGCCTACGGCGAGCACTCCAAGCAGGATCTCGCCGTGCTCTCGCCGGCGGTGAGCTGGTGGTACAACTGGGCGCACACGCCGGACAAGGCGCTGCAAGACGGCAGCTACGCATCTCAGGGCGTCGAGTACGTGCCCATGATCTGGGGCGGCACCTTCGACGCCAGCACCGTGAGCGCCGAGCTGCCGAGTGGCGTGACGGCCCTGTTGGGCTTCAACGAACCGAACTTCGGCTCCCAGGCGAACCTCTCGGCGACGAAAGCGGCCGCGCTGTGGCCGGAGGTGGAGAAGGTCGCGGATGCCCAGGGCCTCACGTTGGTGTCCCCGGCGGTGAACTTCTGCGGCGGGAACTGCCAAGAAACGGATCCCTACAAGTACCTCGACGACTTCTTCGCCGCGTGCAGCGGGTGTCGCGTGGATCGCGTCGCGTTCCACGTGTACGTGGGCTGCCATCCGAGCGGCGCGAACAAGGCCCAGTGGCTGATCGAGAAGGTGGAAGAGTACAAGAAGCGCTTCTCCCAGCCCCTGTGGCTCACGGAGTTTGCCTGTGACGACGCCAGCGGCTTCGACGACCAGATCGCCTTCATGAAGGACGCCGTGAGCTACCTGGAGGGCGACGCCCGGGTCGAGCGCTATGCGTGGTTTTCGGGCCGTTCGACCAAGATCCCCTTCGTGGATCTGCTGGCGGCGGATGGTGTCCTCACGACGCTGGGGCAGGCGTACGTGAGCGCCGCCACGTCGCCCGCCTGCACGCACTGACTCACTTCGCGATCTGCTCGTTAGCGCGTACCATCCCGGCCATGAGCTACGACGAAAAGCTCGCCGCCCGTGTCCGCACGGCGCTCGCACGCCGGCGCGGCGTGACGGAAAAGAAGATGTTCGGTGGCGTGTGCTTTCTCGTGAACGGCGCCATGTGCTGCGGCGTGCTCGGGACGGAGCTCATCGCCCGGGTGGGCAGCGAGCACCACGCGGACGCCGTCGCCGACAAGCACGCCCGGCCCTTCGACTTCACCGGCCGCCCGTCCAAGGGCATGGTGTACGTATCGGCGGCTGGCATTCGCACCGCCGCCCAGCTCCAGCGCTGGCTCGACCGCGGCCTCGCCGAAGCGCGGGCGAAGGCCAAGAAACGCGGCTGACCCGCTCCATTTGGCTGGAGCTCCTGCCAGAAGCTCGGATTTGCAGAGGGGGGCTGCGGCTGGGCACGCCGCGTCCCTATGCTACCGTCTCGGTCCCTTGGAGGAGACAAGATGAAGAAGCTACTCGTGTCCGCTGCCATCGCGCTGTGTCTGGTCGGCTGCAACAAGAAGTCGGACGCCGACGCGGCGACCACCACCGCCCAGGCCGGCAAGAGCATCACGGAGACGCCGCTCCCGGAGGTGCGCAAGTTGGTGGAGACCAAGTCCGCCACGGTGCTCGATGCGAACGACAACGACACCCGTAAGGAGTACGGCATCGTCCCTGGCGCCAAGCTCCTGACCAGCTCGGACGGCTACGCCCTCAGTGAGCTGCCGAGCGACAAG
This portion of the Polyangiaceae bacterium genome encodes:
- a CDS encoding glycoside hydrolase family protein, which gives rise to MRLAIYGICLALLAACSGEDDGASSPDAGSGGAGAAGGTSSGGTSSGGTAGGSAGTAGSAGAAGNGATSACKRGVAYGEHSKQDLAVLSPAVSWWYNWAHTPDKALQDGSYASQGVEYVPMIWGGTFDASTVSAELPSGVTALLGFNEPNFGSQANLSATKAAALWPEVEKVADAQGLTLVSPAVNFCGGNCQETDPYKYLDDFFAACSGCRVDRVAFHVYVGCHPSGANKAQWLIEKVEEYKKRFSQPLWLTEFACDDASGFDDQIAFMKDAVSYLEGDARVERYAWFSGRSTKIPFVDLLAADGVLTTLGQAYVSAATSPACTH
- a CDS encoding TfoX/Sxy family protein, producing the protein MSYDEKLAARVRTALARRRGVTEKKMFGGVCFLVNGAMCCGVLGTELIARVGSEHHADAVADKHARPFDFTGRPSKGMVYVSAAGIRTAAQLQRWLDRGLAEARAKAKKRG
- a CDS encoding rhodanese-like domain-containing protein translates to MKKLLVSAAIALCLVGCNKKSDADAATTTAQAGKSITETPLPEVRKLVETKSATVLDANDNDTRKEYGIVPGAKLLTSSDGYALSELPSDKDSKLVFYCGGMKCRASDHAAKRAQEAGYKQVSVMREGIRGWKEAGAPTEPLPQS